The Acutalibacter muris genomic sequence CCCCGGTGGAATAGCCGATAAATATCGCCATGAAGATCATGCTGACGTACATCAGCACCCCATAGGCCGCCACACCGTCCTCCCCGGCGTAATGGAGGAGCTGGGCGTTATAGAGCATACCGACGATGGACATGGAGATATTGCTCATCAGCTCCGAAGAACCGTTGGTACAGGCCTTTAAAAGAGCTTTCCAGTCAAGGACGGTCCTGCAAAGGCGCAGGCGGCTGGAGTTCCTCCGGCCGAAGTAGAACAGCGGGATTATGCCCCCCAGCGATTGGCTTATAGCCGTGGCCGAGGCCGCGCCCGCAAGGCCGAAGGGCAGCACGGCGGTAAAAAGCGCGTCCAGCACCATGTTGGCCATCCCCGCTATTACCGTCACCATAAGTCCTAGCTGGGGCCGCTCGGCGGTGATGAAAAAGCTCTGGAACTCGTACTGCAGCATTAAAGCGGGCAGCGCCGGCAGTATAATGCGGGCATACAGCACGCAGTTTTCCAGCATTTCCCCCTTGGCCCCCAGCCAGACGGCAATGGGGCGGATAAAAATGAAGCCGAAGGCTCCAAGGACAACGCCCAAAGCAACGGTCACATACACGAAAAGGGAGAACAACCGTCGTGCCCGTTCGCTGTCCCCCTCGCCCATGGTTCGGGCGATAAGGGCACTGCCGCCGGCGCCGAACATAAATCCCACAGTGCCCAGTATCATCAGTACGGGCATGATAAAGTTTACGGCGGCAAAGGGGGTCTTGCCCACAAAGTTAGACACGAAAAAGCCGTCCACCACGCCGTAGATTGAGGTAAACACCATCATTATAACAGAGGGCAGGGTGAAACGGAAGAGCTTTGAATATGTGAAACGGTCGGACAGTTGGATCTTCATAAATTACCTCCCAAAAACGTGTGAAAAATGCGTATATAAAAGCTAAAGCTCCTTGATTTTTTCCCGAAGCGCGTCAAGGTACCGGCGGGTAAGGGACAGGTAAAGCTCACGCTCCTCCGGCAGCCAGGAGCCGATGATCTCATCCTCAATACGCATGAGCAGCATAACTGTGCCGTCGCAGAGCTCTCTGCCCTTCTCCGTCAGGCAGGCCCGCTTCTTACGCCCGTCCACAGACTCAAGATACAGCACCGCCTCCCGCTCCAGCTTCCGCAGGGCAGAGTTTACCGTCTGCTTGGGAAGGCCGGAAAGGGCGGCAATATTTTTAAGCGGGCACACTCCGTCGAACATACATATGGTGTATAACACATTCATAGCGCTGTCTGTCAGACCCAGCTTTAATGTGGCCTCATGGTAGACGGCCTCTGTCTCGCCGACGATAAGGTCTAAGCGTATCAGTTGTTCGTGTATGGCTTCAAGCATATAGCATCACTCCTTTTGTACGATATCGGACGTTAATTCTATTATAGTACGGTTTCGTACATTTGTCAAGAGCTTTTTGAAGCACCGGCAGTTTTTGTGGTATATATAAAAAGAGAGCGCCTTCCATTTTGGAACGCGCCCTCTTTTTTATATATTATTGTGAGATATAGTCCTCCCAGTTGACGTCTTCAATACCCATAATATCAATGTCACAGTACCCTAGACCAACCAGAAACATACGGTATTTTCCGTCCCTTGCGAAAAGTCCGGGAGGCACCTCAAAACCCCAAGTGCCGTCATGATGATGAGTTGCTACAGCCATACCGTAGCGACGGCTATATATCTCATGCCAACTGTCCTCATAAAAATAGTCCACATAGAAATCGTCTCCCTGAGTATATCCGCCGCCGGGAAAACTGAACGTCATCTTTATAAGGACAACGTCATATATGTTTCCGTTAGGATACGGGTAGTCAAAATCTATTCCGGTAAACTGAAGTTCAACATTCGGGTCCACATCGGTCCTGGCCGCTGGATTTACGTCCTCCCATTTTGGAAATTGTTCCTCAATGCGGTCCTCCCAGGCTGATATGACGGCTATCACAAAGAACAGTAGGAGTAAAGTGCCAACAACTATTATAGCGGCCCATCGCTTCTTTATTTTTGTCATATTGACTCCTCTATGGCAGATTGTTAATGAAGCCGGTTAAAAAGTTGTTCATCAAAATAATAAAATTTCTTGGCTCACCGTCATTTTTCACGCTCGTGGCCACTATCATGCCTTCAACACAATATCCGTAGCCCATTCGGTATGAGTAAACCGGCGAGCCGCTTTGTCCTTTATATACGTCAATATCGGTTTCCACCAAATCCAGGAATCTTGACCTGTCTCTCTGAATATACCCGGTCGTTTGATACATAGTCCAAAGATTCCAGCCTGTCTTTCCGGCAGCGAGATTCAGGTCCTCCGGTCATTACAAAGCTATCGTTAAGCAGCCGTTTCCGTTTTTTCAACTTGGAGTTCAAGGGAGGCGGGGAGGGGCTCCGTGCTGTCGTCACTCGCACATACAGGTATTTGTGTAAGGCCAACTACAAAAAGCGCACATAGTAGAACAGCAATAAACTTTTTCATTAAAAAAACTCCCTTCAACATTTTTGAGAAAAGTCATGACGAACATTTGCGCTTCTTACGAACGATATTTACCAATATGAGTTTTAGACATCACCCCATCTTTATTGGTTAATTTTTTCTATATAATAATTTTAGCACGATTTCATACGTTTGTCAAGAGCTTTTTGAAGCGCCGGCAAAAACCCACGCTGACCGGCCCTATTTGGCCTCCGGGGCGCGAAATGCAGGATATTCTGCCTGGAATGCAGGGCGGACGGCTTTAAACTCCTGCGGTTTTTGTGGTATACTATAAATAATATAAAATGATAGCTGGATTACAGGCGGCCGGGCCGCCTGTTTGAGAATCGGTAGACACCGATTCTCAAACATAATGGTTTTACTATTGGCAAAAGGAAGTGCGGGCGTGTACCTGGCAGTATGTGACGATAATAAGGAAGATTTAAACTCTATTATCAGCCTGGTGGACATGTGGCAGGTTGAACACGGCGCCACCCTTTCCCGCCGGGCCTTCCAGAGCACGGTGGAGCTGCTTGAGTCCGCCCGCCAGGAGCGTTTTACCGTCTATATGCTGGATGTGATGATGCCCGGGATGGACGGGCTTGAGACAGCCCGGGAGATACGGCGCTTTGACGACGCGGCGGAGATCGTCTTTTTCTCCACCTCTCCGGGCTTTGCCTATGAGAGCTATAGG encodes the following:
- a CDS encoding MATE family efflux transporter, whose translation is MKIQLSDRFTYSKLFRFTLPSVIMMVFTSIYGVVDGFFVSNFVGKTPFAAVNFIMPVLMILGTVGFMFGAGGSALIARTMGEGDSERARRLFSLFVYVTVALGVVLGAFGFIFIRPIAVWLGAKGEMLENCVLYARIILPALPALMLQYEFQSFFITAERPQLGLMVTVIAGMANMVLDALFTAVLPFGLAGAASATAISQSLGGIIPLFYFGRRNSSRLRLCRTVLDWKALLKACTNGSSELMSNISMSIVGMLYNAQLLHYAGEDGVAAYGVLMYVSMIFMAIFIGYSTGVAPVVSFHFGADGREELRSLYRKSIVIILSASAAMLGLAEALARPLSAVFVGYDPDLFRMTVGAFGIYSFSFLFSGIAIFGSAFFTALNDGLTSALISFLRTLVFQVAAVLIFPLIWGIDGIWLSIVAAEVMAAVVTLAFLGGKRRRFHY
- a CDS encoding MarR family winged helix-turn-helix transcriptional regulator, with translation MLEAIHEQLIRLDLIVGETEAVYHEATLKLGLTDSAMNVLYTICMFDGVCPLKNIAALSGLPKQTVNSALRKLEREAVLYLESVDGRKKRACLTEKGRELCDGTVMLLMRIEDEIIGSWLPEERELYLSLTRRYLDALREKIKEL